A genomic window from Desulfonatronum thiosulfatophilum includes:
- a CDS encoding sigma-54-dependent Fis family transcriptional regulator: MPSRAVTLDNLSLCLDTLKEILDQMQPDVHLETSLKSVLQVLSHNLGYVRNFLAIYDSETHSLKLSLTHGPQKPTQVSYGEGQGVTGQVLSTGEPIIVPVIGEHPEFLNWAFGRSKEEMASLAFVSVPVVHEEREGRGREILGVLSVDLPMAPMQVLQTHCRFLEVVARIIAHRVARLQEDMARQQHLMAQGLAIYDAGFSPKNIVHASKSMRLVLQQISQVAPSRATVLLRGESGTGKELLAEAIHMASPRAGKPLIRLNCAALPAELVESELFGHEKGAFTGAVQNKKGRFELAHQGTLFLDEIGELSLDAQAKVLRAIQEKEIQRLGSEQTIIVDTRLVCATNRQLEDLIAAGQFREDLFYRINVFPIYVQPLRERREDILPLAEHFLNTFSKEYGREIRRISTPALDLLTQYHWPGNARELRNCLERAVLLCTEEVIRTYHLPPTLQTAESSATDTDLSFGEAVAKFEQEIIVDALKKARGNMLQTARDLRISYRIVNYKIKKYGIDPKKFTTRPVAPQSK; encoded by the coding sequence ATGCCATCCCGCGCAGTCACATTGGATAATCTTTCTCTTTGTCTGGACACGCTGAAAGAGATCCTGGACCAGATGCAGCCGGACGTGCACCTGGAGACCAGCCTGAAATCCGTACTCCAGGTCTTGTCCCACAACCTGGGATACGTGCGCAATTTTCTGGCCATCTATGATTCCGAAACCCATAGTCTAAAACTGAGCCTGACCCACGGACCACAGAAACCGACCCAGGTCTCCTATGGCGAAGGGCAAGGAGTGACCGGCCAAGTGCTCTCCACCGGCGAGCCGATTATTGTCCCGGTGATCGGTGAGCATCCTGAATTCCTGAACTGGGCTTTCGGGCGAAGCAAGGAAGAAATGGCGAGCTTGGCCTTTGTCAGCGTTCCGGTGGTACACGAAGAGCGGGAGGGGCGTGGGCGGGAAATCCTCGGCGTGCTCAGCGTGGACCTGCCCATGGCGCCGATGCAGGTCCTGCAGACTCATTGCCGGTTCCTGGAGGTTGTGGCCAGAATTATCGCCCACCGCGTAGCCCGCCTGCAGGAAGACATGGCCCGGCAGCAGCACCTGATGGCGCAGGGCTTGGCCATCTATGATGCGGGCTTCTCGCCGAAGAACATCGTCCATGCCTCGAAAAGCATGCGGCTCGTGCTCCAGCAGATCAGCCAGGTTGCCCCGAGCAGGGCCACGGTGCTTCTGCGTGGCGAATCCGGCACGGGCAAGGAACTGCTGGCCGAGGCCATCCACATGGCCAGCCCGCGGGCCGGAAAGCCGCTGATCCGGCTGAACTGCGCCGCCTTGCCCGCGGAACTGGTGGAGAGCGAGCTTTTCGGACATGAAAAAGGCGCTTTCACCGGAGCGGTGCAGAACAAGAAAGGCCGTTTCGAGCTGGCCCACCAGGGCACTCTGTTTCTGGATGAGATCGGAGAGTTGAGCCTGGATGCGCAAGCCAAGGTGTTGCGAGCGATCCAGGAAAAGGAAATCCAGCGTCTGGGCAGCGAGCAGACCATTATCGTGGATACGCGGCTGGTCTGCGCCACGAATCGTCAGCTCGAGGACTTAATCGCCGCCGGTCAGTTTCGCGAAGACCTGTTCTACAGGATCAACGTCTTCCCCATCTACGTTCAACCCCTACGGGAACGCCGGGAGGACATTTTGCCCCTGGCCGAACATTTTCTGAACACTTTTTCCAAGGAATACGGCCGTGAGATCCGGCGTATCTCCACGCCGGCCCTGGACCTGCTGACCCAGTACCATTGGCCCGGCAACGCCCGCGAGTTGCGCAACTGCCTGGAGCGGGCCGTCCTGCTGTGCACCGAGGAGGTCATCCGGACGTACCATCTTCCGCCGACCCTGCAGACAGCTGAAAGCTCGGCAACGGACACGGACCTCTCCTTCGGCGAAGCCGTGGCCAAGTTCGAGCAGGAGATCATCGTCGACGCGCTGAAAAAAGCGCGCGGCAACATGCTGCAAACCGCACGCGACCTGCGCATCAGCTACCGCATCGTGAACTACAAGATCAAGAAATACGGCATCGATCCCAAGAAGTTCACCACCCGCCCCGTCGCCCCCCAGTCCAAGTAA
- a CDS encoding indolepyruvate oxidoreductase subunit beta encodes MSRMRIFFTGVGGQGTVTATRLLAQAALDEGLPVVAGEVHGMAQRGGIVESTVLIGGYVSPRISPGEADVLLGFEPLETLRALAYLAPGGLILSSSEQLPPISVTCGREQAPPFEDMERMVRECTSNVHFLPCQQLGVQAGSIPAGNMALLGALCVLNRLPFGLERMEKTISSSIAPKLVESNIKALHLGAEAVR; translated from the coding sequence ATGTCCCGCATGCGAATATTTTTTACCGGCGTGGGCGGACAGGGAACGGTCACGGCAACCCGGCTCCTGGCCCAGGCTGCTCTGGATGAAGGTCTGCCAGTCGTGGCGGGCGAGGTGCACGGCATGGCGCAACGCGGCGGAATCGTCGAGTCCACCGTGCTGATCGGCGGATATGTCAGCCCGCGCATCAGCCCCGGCGAAGCGGATGTCCTGCTCGGCTTCGAACCCTTGGAAACACTGCGCGCGCTGGCGTATCTCGCACCCGGCGGGCTGATCCTGAGCAGCAGCGAACAATTGCCGCCCATCAGCGTCACCTGCGGCCGCGAGCAGGCGCCGCCATTTGAAGACATGGAACGCATGGTTCGGGAATGCACTTCCAACGTCCACTTCCTGCCTTGCCAGCAACTTGGAGTCCAGGCCGGATCAATACCGGCCGGAAACATGGCCCTGCTGGGCGCGCTGTGCGTCCTGAACCGCCTGCCTTTCGGCCTGGAGAGGATGGAAAAGACCATTTCTTCCTCCATTGCACCCAAACTGGTGGAATCGAACATCAAGGCTCTGCATCTCGGCGCGGAGGCAGTACGCTAA
- the iorA gene encoding indolepyruvate ferredoxin oxidoreductase subunit alpha, producing MDLLLAGQTGEKHLLLGNEAIVRGALEAGINFISCYPGTPSSEVPDTFFRLSDKGSYTFEYSTNEKVALEVGIGATVAGALTLVTMKHVGVNVAADPLMSVAYFGAPGGLVLLSADDPGCHSSQNEQDNRYYARLAGLPCLEPSCAQEMKDMTKSALELSRKHEQPVMLRTSTRVNHQRGEVVFGEMREPLQVNDFVSDPRRFVIIPAVARARHKILLEKLEQYRELAENSSYNTVSGQGEVGCIASGISRAYLQDALLDLDLKDKIRVLELGFSYPLPERMIEDHLRKLSKVIIVEEGEPILETEIRALAQRLGLSLEIHGKGQHLPLFDEYSSLILKQALSAILGLPTEMAAPCPTPKQLPMRPPNMCAGCPHRSVFYSVRQVFGDDALYSSDIGCYTLGVLPPLRAADTCVCMGASISTGSGLAKVSGRTVVAYIGDSTFFHSGITGLANAVYNQRDLLVIILDNKTTAMTGQQPHPGVEHSLMGPNPARVDILGLVKACGVEHVRVQNPLNLKATKQALEELKALSGVRVLITEEPCPLFARRALGRKRPSVAAVDEGCDSCNECMDHLACPAFYVLEGKMAINESQCNGCMFCVQICEHIKPRKRS from the coding sequence ATGGACTTACTACTTGCGGGACAAACGGGAGAAAAGCACCTCCTTTTGGGCAATGAGGCCATTGTCCGCGGCGCTCTGGAGGCAGGCATCAACTTCATCTCTTGCTATCCGGGAACGCCGTCTTCCGAAGTGCCGGACACCTTCTTTCGCTTGAGCGACAAGGGTTCTTACACTTTTGAATACTCCACCAACGAAAAGGTGGCCCTGGAGGTCGGCATCGGCGCCACAGTGGCCGGTGCGTTGACTCTGGTCACCATGAAGCATGTCGGCGTGAACGTCGCGGCAGACCCATTGATGAGCGTGGCCTATTTCGGCGCCCCCGGCGGACTGGTTCTGCTCAGCGCCGACGATCCCGGATGCCATTCCAGTCAGAACGAACAGGACAATCGATACTATGCCCGCCTGGCCGGGCTGCCCTGCCTGGAGCCGTCCTGCGCCCAGGAAATGAAGGACATGACCAAGTCGGCCCTGGAACTGTCCAGGAAGCACGAGCAGCCGGTCATGCTGCGCACCAGCACCCGGGTGAACCATCAGCGCGGAGAAGTGGTCTTCGGCGAGATGCGCGAGCCTCTTCAGGTCAATGATTTTGTTTCCGACCCCCGGCGCTTCGTGATCATTCCCGCCGTGGCCCGAGCCCGGCACAAGATTTTGTTGGAAAAGTTGGAGCAATACCGGGAACTGGCGGAGAATTCGAGCTACAACACCGTATCCGGGCAGGGCGAAGTCGGCTGCATTGCCTCGGGGATCAGCCGGGCCTATTTGCAAGACGCCCTGCTGGACCTGGACCTGAAGGACAAGATCCGGGTCCTGGAATTGGGATTTTCCTATCCCCTGCCCGAGCGGATGATTGAAGACCATCTTCGAAAGCTCTCCAAGGTCATCATCGTTGAAGAGGGCGAGCCGATTCTGGAAACAGAGATCCGGGCCCTGGCACAGCGACTTGGACTTTCCCTGGAGATCCATGGAAAAGGGCAACATCTGCCCCTGTTCGACGAATACTCCTCTCTGATTCTCAAGCAGGCCCTGAGCGCGATCCTGGGCTTGCCGACCGAGATGGCCGCTCCCTGCCCGACACCGAAGCAACTGCCCATGCGGCCGCCGAACATGTGTGCCGGCTGCCCGCACCGCTCCGTGTTCTACAGCGTGCGTCAGGTCTTCGGCGACGACGCGCTCTACTCATCGGACATCGGCTGCTACACCCTGGGCGTTCTCCCGCCTCTGCGGGCCGCGGACACCTGCGTCTGTATGGGGGCCTCCATCTCCACGGGCTCGGGACTGGCCAAGGTCAGTGGACGCACCGTGGTCGCCTATATCGGCGACTCCACCTTTTTCCATTCCGGGATCACCGGTTTGGCCAACGCGGTCTACAACCAGCGCGACCTGCTGGTAATCATCCTGGACAACAAGACCACGGCCATGACCGGACAACAGCCGCATCCCGGTGTTGAACACTCCTTGATGGGACCCAATCCCGCAAGAGTGGACATTCTGGGCTTGGTCAAGGCCTGCGGCGTGGAACACGTCCGGGTGCAGAATCCTCTCAATCTCAAGGCCACGAAGCAGGCCCTGGAAGAGTTGAAAGCCCTTTCCGGCGTCCGGGTGCTGATCACCGAAGAGCCCTGCCCGCTCTTCGCCCGCAGGGCCCTGGGTCGGAAGCGCCCCTCGGTGGCAGCGGTGGACGAAGGTTGCGACAGTTGCAACGAATGCATGGATCATCTGGCCTGCCCCGCTTTTTACGTTCTGGAAGGGAAAATGGCCATCAATGAGAGCCAGTGTAATGGATGCATGTTCTGCGTCCAGATCTGCGAACACATCAAACCCCGGAAAAGGAGCTGA
- a CDS encoding tetratricopeptide repeat protein — MSPKSTKDQKPLPEQGKAPDKGLTEQFEAEIGTPSRQFFHVLVNHWQWIAAGVGVLVLLISGTAGYGAYQERRVAKSEEALDQVLLETQGAERLNALLEIEGRLAKPLLPRHHLETARTAQNVQNWATALEYWNQLAALTPGNWVTTARLGQATALLHLGQADEAVTELQSLRDSASEEFMPIVLWQLAEAAEAAGHWDTALDTYDELKTRGSLQHADFLEFRKARIRQQAAQDRS, encoded by the coding sequence ATGTCGCCAAAGTCTACAAAAGATCAGAAGCCCCTTCCGGAACAGGGAAAGGCTCCGGATAAAGGCCTAACAGAACAATTCGAAGCGGAAATCGGAACCCCATCCAGACAATTCTTCCATGTGCTCGTGAACCATTGGCAGTGGATCGCAGCCGGCGTGGGTGTGCTCGTGCTCTTGATCTCCGGAACGGCCGGTTACGGCGCATATCAGGAACGTCGGGTGGCCAAAAGTGAAGAAGCCCTTGATCAGGTCCTGCTGGAAACACAGGGAGCAGAGCGATTGAATGCCCTTCTGGAAATCGAAGGACGATTGGCCAAACCCCTTCTGCCCCGCCATCACCTGGAAACGGCAAGGACAGCCCAGAACGTCCAGAACTGGGCCACGGCCCTGGAGTACTGGAACCAACTTGCAGCGCTTACCCCGGGCAACTGGGTGACCACGGCTCGACTCGGACAGGCCACGGCCCTGTTGCATCTCGGCCAGGCCGATGAGGCCGTGACGGAATTGCAATCCTTGCGCGACAGCGCATCGGAAGAATTCATGCCCATTGTCCTCTGGCAGCTGGCCGAAGCAGCGGAAGCCGCCGGGCATTGGGACACGGCCCTGGACACCTATGACGAACTCAAGACTCGCGGCAGCTTACAGCATGCCGATTTCCTGGAATTCCGAAAAGCCAGGATTCGCCAGCAAGCGGCCCAAGACAGATCATAA
- a CDS encoding EamA family transporter: protein MFWALLALGTAFFEAVKDTLSKRQLVLGDEYLLAWSYCAFGLPLTGLYLWWDGIPSIGDDFIWALFFGVGLNMVAITLYMRAIKASDLSLTLPMLTFTPLFMLGTSPLILGEFPDLRGATGMILIIAGAYGMHLGRKSRGLLAPIRALWDEPGPRIMLLVAFLWSFTANLDKVGVTNSSPAFWLFCFFIAMSLGLLPVTLLKSHRPWQQLRRNFKALFLVGLFGALALVLQMWAITLTLAAYVVSIKRMSVVFGVFFGHFVFGEKDLGRRVACAALMVAGVALISMN from the coding sequence ATGTTTTGGGCTCTTCTCGCCCTGGGCACGGCTTTTTTCGAGGCCGTCAAGGACACTCTGAGCAAGCGCCAGCTGGTGCTGGGCGATGAATACCTGCTGGCCTGGTCGTACTGCGCATTTGGATTGCCCCTCACCGGTCTGTACCTCTGGTGGGACGGCATCCCGTCCATAGGGGACGACTTTATCTGGGCTCTGTTTTTCGGGGTGGGCCTGAACATGGTGGCCATTACCCTCTACATGCGAGCGATCAAGGCTTCCGATCTCTCTCTGACGCTGCCCATGCTCACATTCACCCCGCTGTTCATGCTGGGTACCTCTCCACTGATCCTGGGAGAATTTCCGGATTTGCGGGGGGCGACGGGCATGATCCTGATCATTGCCGGCGCCTATGGCATGCACCTGGGACGCAAGTCACGCGGGTTGCTGGCTCCAATCCGGGCATTGTGGGACGAACCAGGACCAAGGATCATGCTGCTGGTGGCGTTCCTGTGGAGCTTTACGGCGAATCTGGACAAGGTCGGCGTGACCAATTCTTCACCGGCATTCTGGCTCTTTTGTTTTTTCATCGCCATGAGCCTGGGCCTCCTGCCGGTAACTCTGCTGAAATCGCACCGTCCGTGGCAGCAACTGCGCCGCAATTTCAAAGCCCTCTTCTTGGTGGGCCTCTTTGGCGCACTGGCCCTGGTTCTGCAAATGTGGGCGATCACCCTGACCCTTGCCGCCTACGTGGTTTCCATCAAACGCATGAGCGTCGTCTTCGGCGTGTTTTTCGGGCATTTCGTCTTCGGCGAGAAGGATCTGGGTCGACGAGTCGCCTGCGCCGCTTTGATGGTGGCCGGAGTTGCCTTGATCTCCATGAATTAG
- a CDS encoding cation diffusion facilitator family transporter, with product MTVLNTPARYALVSVAASLVTMALKFWAYWMTGSVGIFSDAAESVINLAAGLVTFTALVLAARPADKRHTYGHDKAEYFASGVEGTLILIASVAIFYTALQRLFAPEPLMSLGLGAAVLTVAAMINLGAARLLLHGGRKFDSIALEADAKHLMTDVWTSLAVILGVAVIMAAPEEWVFLDPLIAMAVAVNILRSGLDLLRRSWSGLMDHTLPSTEIQIIKDALHEQAPDAPFHGLRSRKSGSKRFIDVHLLIPGKCTVKEAHDLCDRIEKHVESRLDNASLTIHVEPVEEDSSWDGHCIGGVANDGSDQETEPGNKCS from the coding sequence ATGACCGTGTTGAATACACCCGCGCGCTATGCCCTGGTTTCCGTGGCCGCCTCATTGGTGACCATGGCTTTGAAGTTCTGGGCTTACTGGATGACCGGTTCGGTGGGCATCTTTTCCGATGCCGCGGAATCCGTGATCAACCTCGCCGCGGGTCTGGTCACCTTCACGGCTCTGGTCCTCGCCGCCCGCCCCGCTGACAAGCGGCATACCTACGGACACGACAAGGCAGAGTACTTTGCCAGCGGCGTGGAGGGCACCCTGATTCTCATCGCGTCCGTGGCGATTTTCTACACTGCCCTGCAGCGTCTGTTCGCGCCGGAGCCCCTGATGAGCCTGGGACTCGGCGCCGCGGTGCTGACCGTAGCCGCCATGATCAATCTGGGCGCGGCCCGCCTTCTGTTGCACGGAGGCCGCAAGTTCGACAGCATCGCTCTGGAAGCGGACGCCAAGCATCTGATGACCGACGTCTGGACGTCATTGGCCGTCATCCTGGGGGTTGCGGTAATTATGGCAGCTCCGGAGGAATGGGTTTTTCTCGACCCGCTGATCGCCATGGCCGTTGCCGTGAACATCCTGCGCTCCGGCCTCGACCTGCTGCGCCGCTCCTGGAGCGGTCTGATGGACCACACCCTTCCCTCGACGGAGATCCAGATCATCAAGGATGCTCTGCATGAGCAGGCTCCGGATGCTCCCTTTCACGGCTTGCGCTCCCGCAAATCCGGTTCAAAGCGGTTCATCGACGTCCATTTGCTGATTCCAGGCAAATGCACGGTGAAAGAGGCTCATGACTTGTGCGACCGCATCGAAAAGCACGTTGAATCACGACTGGACAATGCCTCTCTGACAATTCACGTTGAGCCGGTGGAAGAAGATTCTTCCTGGGACGGGCACTGCATCGGGGGCGTGGCCAATGACGGGTCGGACCAGGAAACGGAACCCGGCAACAAATGTTCATAG
- the serS gene encoding serine--tRNA ligase, producing the protein MLDAKFIRQSPERVRKALENRGADIDLDAFLTMEERHRALLQEVETGKARRNQASAEVAKRKRAKEDASALMDELSELSQRIKSLDGELKFLEQNVQDWLLNVPNLPHQTVPVGRSEADNPVLRSWGEPAAWDFAPLEHWELGTRLQGLDFERAAKITGARFALMTGWAARLERALINFMLDQHTRRHDYLEVLPPFIVNRDSLTGTGNLPKFADDLFKLEETDFFLIPTAEVPVTNIHRGEILAENVLPLAYAAYTPCFRSEAGAYGKDTKGLIRQHQFNKVELVRFTHPDASYDQLELLLGHAETILQLLELPYRVITLCTGDMGFSAAKTYDIEVWLPGQNAYREISSCSNFEDFQARRANIRFKPTAGGKNLFVHTLNGSGLAVGRTVVAILENYQQKDGSLVIPKALRPFMEGMEVVEPKG; encoded by the coding sequence ATGCTTGACGCGAAATTCATTCGCCAGTCTCCGGAACGCGTACGCAAGGCCCTGGAAAATCGCGGGGCTGATATTGATCTGGATGCATTTCTGACCATGGAGGAGCGGCACCGCGCATTGCTGCAGGAAGTGGAAACAGGCAAGGCGCGGCGCAATCAGGCCTCAGCCGAGGTAGCCAAGCGCAAGCGGGCCAAGGAAGACGCATCCGCGCTGATGGATGAGCTTTCCGAGCTGTCCCAGAGGATCAAGTCCCTGGACGGCGAGCTGAAATTCCTGGAGCAGAATGTCCAGGATTGGCTGCTCAACGTGCCCAACCTGCCGCACCAAACCGTACCCGTAGGACGCAGCGAAGCCGACAACCCGGTTCTGCGGAGCTGGGGCGAGCCGGCCGCATGGGATTTTGCCCCCCTGGAGCACTGGGAGCTGGGTACCCGCCTGCAGGGGCTGGATTTCGAGCGGGCCGCGAAAATAACCGGGGCCAGATTCGCATTGATGACCGGGTGGGCCGCCCGCCTGGAACGCGCTCTGATCAACTTCATGCTGGACCAGCATACCCGGCGCCATGATTACCTGGAAGTCCTGCCGCCGTTCATCGTGAACAGGGACAGCTTGACCGGCACCGGCAATTTGCCCAAGTTCGCCGATGATCTGTTCAAGCTCGAAGAGACGGATTTTTTCCTGATCCCCACGGCCGAAGTGCCGGTGACCAACATCCATCGCGGAGAAATCCTGGCTGAGAACGTCCTGCCCCTGGCCTATGCCGCCTACACGCCCTGCTTTCGCTCCGAGGCCGGCGCCTACGGCAAGGATACCAAGGGGCTGATCCGGCAGCACCAGTTCAACAAGGTCGAGTTGGTCCGCTTCACCCATCCCGACGCCTCCTACGACCAGTTGGAACTGCTCCTCGGCCATGCCGAAACCATCCTTCAGCTCCTGGAACTGCCGTACAGGGTGATCACCCTGTGCACCGGCGACATGGGCTTTTCCGCGGCCAAGACCTACGACATCGAAGTCTGGCTGCCCGGCCAGAACGCCTACCGGGAAATCTCCTCCTGTTCCAATTTCGAGGACTTCCAGGCACGGCGCGCGAATATCCGCTTCAAGCCCACGGCCGGCGGCAAGAATCTCTTCGTGCACACCTTGAACGGCTCCGGCCTGGCCGTGGGGCGTACAGTGGTGGCCATCCTGGAAAACTATCAGCAAAAAGACGGCAGTCTGGTCATCCCAAAGGCTCTGCGGCCCTTCATGGAAGGGATGGAAGTCGTGGAGCCGAAAGGGTAG
- a CDS encoding glycosyltransferase family 9 protein, which translates to MNRYLVIQLARFGDIVQTKRLVRGVCADQENEVHLAVDAGLADLAGLLYPGVRIHGLPVHGSRFDPGVLLRTCGTIFADWKRADFHRVFNCNHGGCNHVLAGLFAPEQLIGYHWRHGQTLRGPWPEMVFRLSANRLANPLNLMDYWGHFLQPALAPELVNPPARPKGGGLGVVMAGRHARRSLPIPVLGRLVQAAAAKFDGSIHLLGTQAEHPAARQLRDHLPTTVQSRLKDLTGKTNWAALCDVVQGLDLLLTPDTGTMHLAAHLGTPITAFFLSSAWCFETGPYGEGHHVWQAVESCAPCLESESCGRSTACVQPFTDRAVLARLSGDARRPLPEGLCLLRTSVDDFGAQFNALAGELPEQEPRTGRRELLRSHCLRLPPRKLAMEQEPASSLYNETDWMIEKT; encoded by the coding sequence ATGAACAGATATCTCGTCATTCAACTGGCCCGGTTCGGGGACATCGTCCAGACGAAACGGCTTGTCCGGGGGGTATGCGCGGATCAGGAGAATGAGGTGCATCTGGCCGTGGATGCCGGTTTGGCGGATCTGGCCGGGCTGCTTTATCCCGGTGTTCGGATTCACGGTCTGCCGGTGCACGGTTCCCGGTTCGATCCGGGCGTTTTGCTCCGCACTTGCGGGACGATTTTCGCCGACTGGAAAAGAGCTGATTTTCACCGCGTCTTCAATTGCAACCATGGCGGGTGCAACCACGTCCTGGCCGGACTCTTCGCACCGGAGCAGCTTATCGGCTATCACTGGCGCCATGGCCAAACCCTTCGTGGACCATGGCCGGAGATGGTTTTCCGGTTGAGTGCCAACCGTCTCGCCAATCCCTTGAATCTGATGGATTACTGGGGCCACTTTCTGCAACCTGCCTTGGCGCCGGAATTGGTGAACCCTCCTGCCCGGCCCAAAGGCGGCGGACTGGGCGTGGTCATGGCCGGCAGGCACGCCCGGCGCAGCCTGCCCATTCCCGTGCTTGGCCGGCTTGTGCAGGCGGCCGCGGCCAAATTCGACGGATCGATCCACCTGCTGGGAACACAGGCCGAACATCCTGCCGCCAGACAGCTCCGGGACCATCTCCCCACCACGGTCCAATCCCGGCTGAAGGATCTCACAGGCAAGACGAACTGGGCGGCCTTGTGCGATGTTGTCCAGGGCCTGGATCTTCTGCTCACTCCGGATACGGGAACGATGCACCTTGCCGCGCACTTGGGAACCCCAATAACGGCCTTTTTTCTTTCGTCGGCCTGGTGTTTCGAAACAGGCCCTTACGGCGAGGGTCATCATGTCTGGCAGGCCGTGGAGTCCTGCGCTCCCTGTCTGGAGTCGGAGAGTTGTGGGCGTTCCACAGCCTGTGTTCAGCCGTTCACGGACAGAGCGGTTTTGGCCCGGCTCAGCGGCGATGCTCGCCGACCGCTTCCCGAGGGGCTCTGCCTGCTACGGACAAGTGTGGACGACTTCGGAGCGCAATTCAATGCCCTCGCTGGCGAGCTGCCTGAGCAGGAGCCGCGCACGGGCAGGCGAGAACTGCTCCGATCCCACTGCCTGCGGCTGCCGCCGCGCAAGCTGGCCATGGAGCAGGAGCCCGCTTCCTCCTTGTACAACGAAACCGACTGGATGATCGAAAAGACATGA
- a CDS encoding CgeB family protein, whose product MSHSLRILTVLPMYGGSLPIGRYCAQALKELGHIVEIFDAPAFHGAFAALKEQRISTDRLISLENSFLQIVAQTILAKVESFQPDLVLALAQAPLSRQALQRLRRDKVPTAMWFVEDFQVFPYWKAFARHYDFFAVIQKTPFLDMLTELGQENALYLPLAADPNFHRPLELSAVDQRRYGADISFLGAGYPNRLSAFRQFLSLDFKIWGNDWPAHGALTPLLQRPGERISAEEAVRIFNASRINLNLHSSVKAEPMVSGGDFVNPRTFELASCQAFQLVDRRALLGELFTDEEVAVFEDMEGLHAAMHHYLARPQERLEMSRRARERVLREHTYRHRMETLLAFIRERGAFGTAAAETELHPSALSELSPDLRQDVLQLLQSLELRPSVSFSDLIWAIRQRSGVLSELETALLFLDEWRKQYVAKR is encoded by the coding sequence ATGAGTCATTCCCTGCGTATTCTCACGGTTCTGCCCATGTATGGCGGCTCGCTGCCCATCGGCCGCTACTGCGCCCAGGCCCTGAAGGAGCTTGGCCATATCGTGGAAATCTTTGACGCACCGGCTTTTCACGGCGCCTTCGCTGCCTTGAAGGAGCAGCGCATCTCCACGGATCGGCTGATATCTCTGGAGAACAGCTTTCTGCAGATCGTGGCCCAGACCATCCTGGCCAAGGTGGAATCATTCCAGCCGGACCTGGTCCTGGCCCTGGCCCAAGCGCCGTTGAGCCGCCAGGCCTTGCAACGCCTGCGGCGGGACAAGGTGCCCACGGCCATGTGGTTCGTGGAGGACTTTCAGGTGTTTCCCTACTGGAAGGCCTTTGCCCGGCATTACGATTTTTTCGCGGTGATTCAGAAGACGCCGTTCCTGGATATGCTCACGGAGCTGGGACAGGAAAATGCGCTGTACCTGCCCTTGGCCGCGGATCCGAATTTTCATCGGCCCCTGGAACTCTCCGCCGTGGATCAGCGTCGCTACGGCGCGGACATCTCCTTTCTGGGCGCAGGGTATCCGAATCGTTTGTCTGCTTTCCGGCAGTTCCTGTCCCTGGATTTCAAGATCTGGGGCAACGACTGGCCTGCTCACGGCGCGCTGACCCCGCTCCTGCAGCGTCCGGGAGAACGCATCAGCGCCGAGGAAGCGGTCAGAATATTCAATGCCTCCCGAATCAATCTCAATCTGCACTCCAGCGTGAAGGCGGAGCCCATGGTTTCCGGCGGCGACTTCGTGAATCCCCGGACCTTCGAGCTGGCCTCCTGCCAAGCCTTCCAGCTCGTGGACCGCCGCGCCCTGCTGGGCGAACTGTTCACGGACGAGGAGGTGGCCGTGTTCGAGGACATGGAGGGGCTGCACGCCGCGATGCATCATTATCTTGCACGCCCTCAGGAGCGACTGGAAATGAGCCGCAGGGCCAGGGAACGGGTGCTGCGTGAACACACCTACCGACACCGGATGGAAACCTTGCTGGCCTTCATCCGCGAACGCGGCGCTTTCGGGACTGCGGCAGCCGAAACGGAATTGCACCCTTCCGCATTATCCGAACTCTCACCGGACCTGCGCCAGGATGTCCTGCAACTCCTCCAATCCCTCGAGCTGCGGCCATCGGTCAGCTTTTCGGATCTGATCTGGGCCATCCGCCAACGCAGCGGCGTCCTCAGCGAACTGGAAACCGCCCTGCTGTTTCTGGACGAATGGCGCAAGCAGTATGTCGCGAAGAGATAG